One genomic window of Biomphalaria glabrata chromosome 9, xgBioGlab47.1, whole genome shotgun sequence includes the following:
- the LOC129928352 gene encoding uncharacterized protein LOC129928352, translating to MTLYLLTLLLLLIHGLATGIDVTDNEQTSNELKEAPTTALQEIDTVYNVNDDVTLARNKKALMATLKFVVESFCKLLKIFGGRSIRDDLDVDLTEKKEIQTDKRALTLATLVTVGKVICTANTAVNILNNVRNFCRVINAGKRDIQSPESVIDEEEHQPEKRNFNWLLNSAREICKWLDRIGRDTENVEDLYSGTEYQVDRRDFKEIW from the exons atgacaCTTTACTTGTTGACTCTTCTACTGCTGCTTATTCATGGTCTTGCTACTGGCATCGATGTAACTGATAATGAGCAAACTAGCAATGAATTGAAAGAAGCGCCAACG ACTGCACTCCAAGAAATCGATACAGTTTACAATGTGAATGACGATGTCACACTGGCCAGGAACAAGAAAGCTCTGATGGCAACGCTGAAGTTTGTAGTTGAGTCattttgtaaattgttaaaaatatttggtGGACGAAGTATCCGCGATGATCTTGATGTTGATCTCACCGAAAAGAAGGAGATTCAAACCGATAAAAGAGCCTTGACCCTTGCTACCCTCGTCACTGTTGGTAAAGTTATCTGCACTGCTAATACAGCTGTCAACATTCTGAATAACGTCAGAAATTTTTGCCGAGTGATCAATGCTGGTAAGAGAGACATCCAGAGCCCTGAAAGTGTCATCGATGAAGAGGAACATCAACCAGAGAAAAGGAATTTTAACTGGTTGTTAAATAGTGCTCGAGAGATTTGCAAATGGTTAGATCGTATTGGGAGGGACACTGAGAATGTGGAGGACCTCTACTCGGGCACTGAATATCAAGTCGATAGAAGGGATTTTAAAGAGATTTGGtag
- the LOC106050807 gene encoding uncharacterized protein LOC106050807: MNLSILTLSLLCLFCVIVGAELNKRDQTKTELTEREEVVLDSNAFSESAVETLETKKKDLISGLKTVVSAFCFALNWLPGRSVSSVQDLTNDPDVPDEKRALPLIVIGKALCVANDVYNAAKTFCRDLNGKRDTESTHELAEREQLSGEKEKRDVLSDLARNVCSWLQSNGILRAAERMQEPLAESDVDRREFGETKYILAN; the protein is encoded by the exons ATGAATCTTTCAATCTTAACCCTATCTCTGCTGTGTCTGTTTTGTGTCATTGTTGGTGCTGAATTGAACAAGAGAGATCAAACCAAAACTGAACTAACGGAAAGagaa GAAGTTGTCCTAGATTCTAATGCATTTAGTGAATCTGCAGTGGAAACGCTCGAGACCAAAAAGAAAGATTTGATATCAGGTTTAAAAACGGTCGTATCTGCATTTTGTTTTGCCTTAAATTGGCTCCCAGGAAGAAGCGTAAGCAGCGTCCAGGATTTAACCAATGACCCGGATGTCCCTGATGAAAAAAGAGCTCTGCCACTTATTGTCATAGGGAAAGCGCTCTGCGTGGCTAACGATGTCTACAACGCTGCCAAAACGTTCTGCAGAGACCTCAATGGTAAAAGAGACACAGAGTCCACGCACGAACTTGCTGAAAGAGAGCAACTCTCtggggaaaaagaaaaaagagatgtGTTGTCAGACCTTGCAAGAAATGTTTGCTCGTGGTTGCAGAGTAATGGTATTCTCCGTGCCGCTGAGCGTATGCAAGAGCCACTCGCTGAAAGTGATGTCGATAGACGAGAATTTGGGGAAACCAAGTACATTTTAGCCAACTAA